Proteins encoded in a region of the Shewanella polaris genome:
- a CDS encoding phosphoglycerate kinase, whose protein sequence is MAIINMTDLDLQNKRVLIREDLNVPVSDGLVTSDVRLRASLPTIKLALKKGAAVMVMSHLGRPTEGEFNPEYSMKPVVEYLAKALDCSVRLVSNYLDGVEVNVGEVVVFENVRFNIGEGKNDETLSKKMAALCDVYVMDAFGTAHRAQASTHGVGVYAPIACAGPLLAQELDALGKALHNPARPMVAIVGGSKVSTKLTVLESLSTKVDQLVVGGGIANTFIAAAGYNVGKSLYEADLVEEAKRLVANARSRGGDIPVPTDVVVASEFSPTAVATLKSVSDVTDSDMIFDIGPESAEVLAKIIEQAGTIVWNGPVGVFEFDQFGEGTKRIAQAIAESKAFSIAGGGDTLAAVDKYNIADKVSYISTGGGAFLEFLEGKELPAVAMLEKRGG, encoded by the coding sequence ATGGCAATTATTAACATGACAGATTTAGATCTACAAAATAAGCGTGTGCTTATTCGTGAAGATTTAAATGTACCTGTCAGCGATGGTTTAGTAACCAGTGATGTGCGTTTACGAGCTTCATTACCTACTATTAAACTAGCACTCAAAAAAGGTGCGGCAGTCATGGTGATGTCGCATTTGGGTCGCCCTACCGAAGGTGAGTTTAACCCAGAGTATTCAATGAAACCTGTGGTTGAATATTTGGCCAAAGCCCTTGATTGCTCTGTACGCTTGGTGAGTAATTATCTTGATGGCGTTGAGGTAAATGTGGGTGAAGTCGTCGTATTTGAAAACGTTCGCTTTAATATTGGTGAAGGTAAAAACGATGAGACGTTATCTAAAAAAATGGCTGCCTTATGTGATGTGTATGTCATGGATGCATTTGGTACCGCTCATCGCGCTCAAGCGTCGACTCACGGCGTAGGAGTTTATGCTCCTATAGCCTGTGCGGGTCCGTTATTAGCCCAAGAATTAGATGCATTAGGTAAAGCGCTTCATAATCCAGCTCGTCCAATGGTGGCAATTGTTGGTGGATCAAAAGTGTCAACCAAGTTAACCGTACTTGAAAGCCTGTCAACCAAGGTTGACCAGCTTGTTGTGGGTGGTGGTATTGCCAATACCTTTATTGCAGCTGCGGGTTATAATGTCGGTAAATCATTGTATGAAGCTGACTTAGTGGAAGAAGCAAAGCGTCTTGTGGCCAATGCTCGAAGTCGCGGTGGTGATATTCCTGTCCCTACTGATGTGGTCGTGGCAAGCGAATTTAGCCCTACGGCTGTTGCTACGCTGAAATCGGTGAGTGATGTCACTGACAGTGATATGATATTTGATATCGGCCCTGAGAGTGCTGAAGTATTGGCAAAAATTATTGAACAAGCCGGCACTATCGTCTGGAATGGTCCAGTGGGTGTGTTTGAGTTTGATCAATTCGGTGAAGGTACTAAACGCATAGCACAAGCTATTGCGGAGTCAAAAGCATTTTCTATTGCTGGTGGTGGCGACACCTTAGCCGCAGTAGATAAATATAATATTGCTGACAAAGTATCTTACATCTCTACTGGTGGTGGCGCTTTCCTTGAGTTTTTAGAAGGTAAAGAGTTGCCTGCAGTTGCAATGCTTGAAAAACGTGGCGGTTAG
- the metK gene encoding methionine adenosyltransferase has product MAKHLFTSESVSEGHPDKIADQISDAVLDAILEQDPKARVACETYVKTGMVLVGGEVTTSAWVDIEEITRKTVREIGYTNSDMGFDADSCAVLNAIGKQSPDINQGVDRADPAEQGAGDQGLMFGYASNETDVLMPAPITYAHKLVKRQSEVRKNGTLPWLRPDAKSQVTFAYDNGKIIGIDAIVLSTQHREDIKQADLIEAVMETIIKPVLPEQWLNKDTKYFINPTGRFVIGGPVGDCGLTGRKIIVDTYGGMARHGGGAFSGKDPSKVDRSAAYAARYVAKNIVAAGLADRCELQVSYAIGVAEPTSISIETFGTGKVSQEVLIKLVRQHFELRPYGLTAMLDLARPIYQQTAAYGHFGRDIFPWEATDKAEILRADAGL; this is encoded by the coding sequence ATGGCAAAGCACTTGTTTACCTCTGAGTCTGTCTCAGAAGGTCATCCAGATAAAATAGCCGATCAGATTTCTGATGCGGTATTAGACGCGATACTTGAGCAAGATCCAAAAGCTCGTGTTGCGTGCGAAACGTATGTTAAAACCGGTATGGTATTAGTAGGTGGTGAAGTTACCACTTCTGCTTGGGTAGATATTGAAGAAATTACCCGCAAAACGGTACGCGAAATTGGCTACACCAATTCAGATATGGGTTTTGATGCAGATTCATGTGCAGTACTAAATGCCATTGGCAAACAGTCTCCAGATATTAATCAAGGTGTTGATCGTGCCGATCCTGCTGAGCAAGGCGCTGGCGATCAAGGCTTAATGTTCGGTTATGCAAGCAATGAAACTGATGTATTAATGCCTGCACCTATTACTTACGCCCATAAATTAGTTAAGCGTCAGTCTGAAGTGCGCAAAAACGGTACACTACCGTGGTTACGTCCAGATGCGAAAAGCCAAGTCACTTTTGCCTACGATAACGGCAAAATCATTGGCATTGATGCAATTGTATTATCAACTCAACATCGTGAAGACATTAAACAAGCTGATTTGATTGAAGCCGTAATGGAAACCATCATTAAGCCTGTGTTACCTGAACAATGGTTAAATAAAGACACTAAATACTTTATTAACCCTACAGGGCGTTTTGTTATTGGCGGACCCGTTGGTGACTGTGGACTAACAGGACGTAAAATTATCGTTGACACATATGGTGGCATGGCGCGTCATGGTGGTGGTGCTTTCTCTGGTAAAGACCCATCAAAAGTTGACCGTAGTGCTGCTTATGCTGCACGTTATGTGGCTAAAAATATTGTTGCTGCGGGTCTTGCTGATCGTTGCGAGTTACAAGTGTCTTATGCGATTGGTGTTGCAGAACCAACCTCTATCAGTATCGAAACTTTCGGTACTGGTAAGGTGTCTCAAGAAGTGTTAATTAAATTGGTTCGTCAACACTTTGAACTACGTCCATATGGCTTAACAGCAATGTTAGATTTAGCACGTCCAATCTATCAACAGACTGCTGCTTATGGCCACTTTGGTCGAGATATCTTCCCTTGGGAAGCAACAGATAAAGCTGAAATCCTTCGTGCAGACGCTGGATTATAA
- the tkt gene encoding transketolase: protein MSSRKVLANAIRALSMDAIQKANSGHPGAPMGMADIAEVLWNDFLKHNPTNPKWVDRDRFVLSNGHGSMLIYSLLHLSGYALPMEELKQFRQLHSKTPGHPEYGYTPGIETTTGPLGAGISNAVGMAIAEKTLAAQFNRPGHDIVDHFTYCFLGDGCLMEGISHEACSLAGTLGLGKLVAFWDDNGISIDGNVEGWFTDDTPKRFEAYGWHVIAGVDGHNPEAIRAAIEEARSVTDKPSMICCKTIIGFGSPNKSGSHDCHGAPLGDAEIAAAREFLNWPYAPFEIPSEVYAGWDAKQKGASNESLWDEHFAAYQAAYPELAAEYDRRVLKGELPADFETKAQAFIQESQDKADNIASRKASQNAIGVFGAMLPELLGGSADLAGSNLTLWSGSKGIQDDPAGNYIYYGVREFGMSGIMNGASLHGGFINYGATFMMFMEYARNAVRMSALMGIQNIFVYTHDSIGQGEDGPTHQPVEQLANLRLTPNMAVWRPCDAAETAVSWKIAIERRNAPTSLIFSRQGLKAQARTAEQLANVAKGGYVLSDCQGTADVILIATGSEVQLAMDSAAELTKLGQKVRVVSMPSTTEFDKQDAAYRESVLPKAVTKRVAIEAAHADFWYKYIGFDGGVVGMTTFGESAPGAELLKYFGFTVDNVVKTVQSLG, encoded by the coding sequence ATGTCATCTCGTAAAGTACTCGCTAATGCCATTCGCGCCCTAAGTATGGATGCGATTCAAAAAGCCAATTCTGGCCATCCCGGTGCCCCGATGGGCATGGCTGATATCGCCGAAGTGCTATGGAATGATTTTCTAAAGCACAATCCAACTAATCCTAAGTGGGTCGATCGCGATCGTTTTGTGTTATCAAACGGTCATGGCTCTATGCTTATATATTCTTTACTGCATTTATCTGGTTATGCATTACCTATGGAAGAGCTAAAGCAATTCCGCCAATTGCATTCAAAAACTCCAGGACATCCTGAATATGGTTACACTCCAGGCATTGAAACGACTACCGGCCCTTTAGGCGCTGGTATCAGTAACGCTGTGGGTATGGCTATTGCAGAAAAAACCTTAGCGGCTCAATTTAACCGTCCGGGACACGACATTGTCGATCATTTTACATATTGTTTCTTGGGTGATGGTTGTTTAATGGAAGGTATTTCTCATGAAGCCTGTTCATTAGCCGGAACGTTAGGTCTTGGCAAGTTAGTGGCATTCTGGGATGACAACGGTATTTCAATCGATGGTAATGTTGAAGGCTGGTTCACTGATGACACACCTAAGCGTTTTGAAGCGTACGGTTGGCATGTTATTGCTGGTGTCGATGGCCATAATCCAGAGGCTATCCGTGCTGCAATTGAAGAAGCGAGATCGGTTACAGATAAGCCATCAATGATTTGTTGTAAAACAATTATTGGTTTTGGCTCACCTAATAAATCAGGTAGTCATGATTGTCATGGTGCACCATTAGGCGATGCTGAAATTGCAGCCGCTCGTGAATTCTTAAACTGGCCATATGCTCCTTTTGAAATTCCATCAGAGGTTTATGCTGGTTGGGATGCAAAGCAAAAGGGTGCCAGCAATGAGTCGTTATGGGATGAACATTTCGCTGCTTATCAAGCCGCTTACCCTGAGCTAGCTGCAGAATATGATCGCCGGGTATTAAAAGGTGAATTGCCTGCTGATTTCGAAACTAAAGCACAAGCGTTTATCCAAGAAAGCCAAGACAAAGCCGACAATATTGCTAGTCGTAAAGCATCGCAAAATGCCATTGGTGTATTTGGTGCTATGTTGCCTGAATTACTTGGTGGCAGTGCCGACTTAGCGGGTTCTAACTTAACCCTTTGGTCTGGTTCTAAAGGTATTCAAGATGATCCAGCCGGTAACTACATCTATTACGGTGTGCGTGAATTCGGTATGAGCGGCATTATGAATGGTGCATCACTACATGGTGGTTTTATTAACTATGGTGCGACTTTCATGATGTTTATGGAATATGCGCGTAATGCAGTACGTATGTCTGCATTAATGGGTATTCAAAATATTTTCGTTTATACCCATGATTCTATTGGTCAAGGCGAAGATGGCCCTACTCATCAACCAGTTGAGCAATTAGCTAACTTACGTTTAACACCTAATATGGCCGTATGGCGTCCATGTGATGCAGCAGAAACGGCTGTATCTTGGAAAATTGCAATTGAACGTCGCAATGCTCCAACATCTCTCATCTTTAGCCGTCAAGGCCTTAAAGCTCAAGCGCGTACCGCTGAGCAATTAGCGAACGTAGCTAAAGGTGGTTATGTACTGTCTGATTGCCAAGGCACTGCTGATGTCATCTTAATTGCCACTGGTTCAGAAGTGCAATTAGCCATGGATTCAGCCGCTGAACTCACTAAACTAGGTCAAAAAGTACGGGTTGTTTCTATGCCTTCTACGACTGAGTTTGATAAGCAAGATGCTGCATACAGAGAGTCCGTATTACCAAAAGCAGTGACTAAACGTGTCGCAATTGAAGCCGCACACGCTGATTTCTGGTACAAATATATTGGTTTTGACGGTGGCGTGGTGGGTATGACGACCTTTGGTGAGTCTGCCCCAGGTGCTGAATTACTTAAATATTTCGGCTTCACTGTTGATAATGTCGTAAAAACTGTCCAGTCTTTAGGATAA
- the fba gene encoding class II fructose-bisphosphate aldolase (catalyzes the reversible aldol condensation of dihydroxyacetonephosphate and glyceraldehyde 3-phosphate in the Calvin cycle, glycolysis, and/or gluconeogenesis) — translation MALISLRQLLDHAAEHDYGVPAFNVNNLEQMRAIMQAAEATDSPVIVQASAGARKYARPQFLKYLMAAALEQYPDIPVCIHQDHGTDPDICQRSIQLGMSSVMMDGSLMADGKTPASYDYNVDVTRRTVAFAHACGVSVEGEIGCLGSLETGQAGEEDGIGAVGTLSMDQMLTTPEEAARFVADTHVDALAIAIGTSHGAYKFSRKPTGDVLRIDRIKEIHARIPNTHLVMHGSSSVPQEWLQIINKYGGQIPETYGVPLEEIVEGIKHGVRKVNIDTDLRLASTGAVRKFLAENPAEFDPRKFLKASMEAMADICTTRYEAFGCAGMGSKIKPKSLQAMYKAYQSGELDPKIM, via the coding sequence ATGGCTCTTATCTCTCTACGACAACTACTTGATCATGCTGCTGAGCATGATTATGGCGTCCCTGCATTTAACGTAAATAACCTTGAGCAAATGCGCGCAATTATGCAAGCGGCTGAAGCAACAGACAGCCCTGTAATTGTGCAAGCATCTGCTGGTGCACGTAAATATGCTCGTCCACAGTTTCTAAAATATCTTATGGCAGCTGCGCTTGAGCAGTATCCTGATATTCCTGTGTGTATTCATCAAGACCATGGTACTGACCCTGATATTTGTCAGCGTTCGATCCAGTTAGGCATGTCATCAGTAATGATGGATGGCTCACTTATGGCCGATGGTAAAACACCTGCATCTTATGACTACAACGTTGATGTGACTCGTCGTACTGTCGCTTTTGCTCATGCTTGTGGTGTGTCGGTTGAAGGTGAAATTGGTTGTTTAGGCAGTTTAGAAACAGGCCAAGCAGGCGAAGAAGATGGTATTGGTGCTGTTGGTACCCTTAGTATGGATCAAATGCTAACCACCCCTGAAGAAGCGGCGCGTTTCGTTGCTGATACCCATGTTGACGCATTAGCTATTGCTATTGGTACTAGCCATGGTGCTTACAAGTTTAGCCGTAAGCCTACTGGTGATGTGTTACGTATTGATCGTATTAAAGAAATCCATGCGCGTATCCCTAATACGCACTTAGTGATGCACGGTTCGTCTTCAGTACCACAAGAATGGCTGCAGATCATCAACAAATATGGTGGTCAAATACCAGAAACTTACGGTGTACCGTTAGAAGAAATTGTTGAAGGTATTAAGCACGGTGTTCGTAAAGTGAACATTGATACGGATTTACGTTTAGCATCAACGGGTGCAGTACGTAAATTCTTAGCCGAAAATCCAGCAGAATTTGACCCGCGTAAATTCTTAAAAGCGTCAATGGAAGCAATGGCTGACATTTGTACAACTCGTTATGAAGCATTTGGTTGTGCGGGGATGGGCTCTAAAATTAAGCCTAAATCACTGCAAGCAATGTATAAAGCTTATCAATCTGGTGAACTTGACCCTAAAATCATGTAA
- a CDS encoding DUF481 domain-containing protein, with protein MKKLLLTAAITLTMPFAAHAGSEFVEGDATLAGEAELGATLTTGNTDTSSFKARFALKQELGDWENEYVLEGLYKEDTDEVTAKRYFLGVQGDYQINDVSYLFANTNYEVDPFTGYDFTSTTSAGYGHRFIDTDRMSLKAEAGPGYIYQQLDDESALAEGYDSDDSVVAHAVIDFQTKISDSSKFQQKFIADWGSKLDARSETSLTANIVGALAMKFAVIVRYNSEPLDDKESTDTETNMTLLYSF; from the coding sequence ATGAAAAAACTGCTACTTACTGCAGCTATTACACTAACCATGCCATTTGCAGCACATGCTGGAAGTGAGTTTGTTGAAGGTGATGCCACTCTTGCTGGTGAAGCAGAATTAGGTGCGACTTTAACCACTGGTAATACTGATACTTCTTCGTTTAAAGCGCGCTTCGCGTTAAAACAAGAATTAGGTGACTGGGAAAACGAGTATGTATTAGAAGGACTGTACAAAGAAGATACTGATGAAGTGACTGCAAAGCGTTATTTTCTTGGTGTACAAGGCGACTATCAAATTAATGATGTGAGCTATTTATTTGCTAATACTAACTATGAAGTGGATCCATTTACTGGTTATGATTTCACTTCAACGACTTCAGCTGGTTATGGTCACCGTTTTATTGATACCGATAGAATGTCGTTAAAAGCAGAAGCGGGTCCTGGTTATATATATCAACAACTTGATGACGAATCAGCACTGGCGGAAGGTTATGATAGCGACGACAGCGTTGTTGCTCACGCGGTGATTGATTTCCAAACCAAGATCAGTGATTCATCTAAGTTCCAGCAGAAATTTATTGCCGATTGGGGGAGTAAATTAGATGCTCGTTCTGAAACCTCATTAACTGCAAATATTGTTGGTGCTCTAGCGATGAAATTTGCCGTTATTGTTCGTTATAACAGTGAACCGCTTGATGATAAAGAAAGCACTGATACAGAAACAAACATGACATTATTATATTCATTTTGA
- the epd gene encoding erythrose-4-phosphate dehydrogenase, with protein sequence MIRVAINGYGRIGRSILRALYESGKRQQIQIVAINELAKPEAICHLTQYDTTHGRFKHKIKLDGDKLLIGDDSIQLLNQADASLLPWAELDIDIVYEATGSLVDRQACEAHIHAGAKQVLISNPSSADVDGTIVYGVNHDLLRAEHTVISNASCTTNCIVPVIDVLDKHFKVKSGAITTIHSAMNDQQVIDAYHDDLRRTRAAGQSIIPVDTKLARGIERILPHMKDKFEAISVRVPTINVTAIDLSVTLAKKVNIEQINSVLERASNGSFNGILGYTDEPLVSCDFNHDPRSSIVDGTQTRVSAGHLVKLLLWCDNEWGFANRMLDTSLAMIQAKSDQ encoded by the coding sequence ATGATTCGAGTTGCAATTAATGGTTATGGCCGAATTGGCCGTTCAATACTTCGTGCCTTGTATGAATCGGGTAAACGTCAACAAATTCAAATAGTGGCGATCAATGAGTTAGCAAAGCCAGAAGCCATTTGTCATTTAACTCAATATGACACCACTCATGGCCGTTTTAAGCACAAGATTAAACTCGACGGTGACAAGTTATTGATTGGTGATGACAGCATACAGCTGCTCAATCAAGCGGATGCGAGTTTATTGCCATGGGCAGAACTCGATATTGATATCGTTTATGAAGCCACCGGCAGTTTAGTTGATCGCCAAGCTTGCGAAGCACACATTCATGCAGGCGCTAAACAAGTACTCATTAGCAATCCTTCTTCTGCAGACGTTGATGGCACCATTGTTTATGGTGTTAATCATGACCTACTACGTGCAGAACATACCGTTATTTCTAACGCTTCTTGTACTACCAACTGTATTGTCCCGGTTATTGATGTGTTGGATAAACATTTTAAAGTCAAAAGTGGCGCTATTACGACTATTCACTCGGCGATGAATGATCAGCAGGTGATTGATGCTTATCATGATGATCTGCGTCGAACTCGTGCAGCTGGCCAATCAATTATTCCGGTAGATACTAAATTAGCCCGAGGCATTGAGCGTATTCTGCCGCACATGAAGGATAAATTTGAAGCTATATCTGTTCGGGTGCCTACCATTAATGTTACCGCGATCGATTTATCTGTCACACTTGCTAAAAAAGTCAATATCGAGCAAATCAACAGTGTGCTAGAGCGTGCATCAAACGGCAGTTTTAATGGTATTTTGGGTTACACTGACGAACCATTAGTATCGTGTGACTTTAACCACGACCCCCGTTCAAGTATTGTTGATGGTACTCAAACCCGTGTTAGTGCCGGCCACTTGGTCAAATTATTATTATGGTGCGATAACGAATGGGGTTTTGCTAACCGCATGCTGGATACCAGTTTAGCGATGATCCAAGCAAAATCGGACCAATAA